A stretch of Henckelia pumila isolate YLH828 chromosome 4, ASM3356847v2, whole genome shotgun sequence DNA encodes these proteins:
- the LOC140861570 gene encoding uncharacterized protein, whose translation MIQNTLQFGGTVIDEPYVHLTNFLEICDTFKIQGVSDDAICLRLFPFSLRDKAKAWLTNLPAGSIMTWDDLAKSFLTKYFLPSKSMKLRADITTFSQGEQDTFFEAWERYKDLLRRCPHHQLPDGLVVQTFYYGLSHSNRTMIDAAAGGNLLRKSSVDGYELIEEMACSSYHPLSERSVARKSNGIHQVDAFTSVAAQLEVMNKRIEELSIGNSVMRVQEVWYRTFHERLSNIFSTRGSYGKSHGDQNRPSNDPFSNSYNPGWRQHPNLTWSGQNNKPYGNQNYGRQPQEGKSSLEQMM comes from the coding sequence atgattcagaacaCACTTCAATTTGGCGGGACTGTCATTGATGAACCATATGTGCACCTCACAAATTTTCTAGAAATTTGTGATACATTCAAGATACAGGGAGTTTCTGATGACGCGATTTGTTTGCGTTTATTCCCTTTTTCACTACGAGATAAAGCGAAAGCATGGCTGACAAATTTACCTGCAGGTTCCATCATGACTTGGGATGATCTGGCAAAATCTTTCCTCACCAAATACTTTCTACCATCTAAGTCAATGAAACTAAGAGCTGACATCACAACTTTTTCCCAAGGAGAACAGGATACATTTTTTGAAGCATGGGAGCGCTACAAAGATCTACTGAGGAGATGTCCACACCACCAATTACCAGACGgtcttgtggtacaaactttttattatGGTCTTTCTCACTCTAATCGTACCATGATAGATGCAGCTGCAGGTGGAAATTTACTGCGAAAATCGTCAGTGGATGGTTATGAATTAATTGAGGAAATGGCATGTAGTAGCTATCACCCTTTATCTGAAAGGAGTGTAGCTCGGAAATCTAATGGGATTCATCAGGTTGATGCATTCACATCAGTGGCCGCTCAACTTGAAGTCATGAACAAGAGAATTGAGGAACTGAGTATAGGAAACTCTGTGATGCGAGTTCAAGAAGTGTGGTACAGAACATTTCACGAAAGACTGTCAAACATTTTCTCAACCAGAGGGAGTTATGGCAAGTCACATGGGGATCAAAATCGCCCAAGTAATGACCCATTCTCGAACTCCTATAATCCAGGGTGGAGACAACATCCAAATTTAACGTGGAGTGGACAGAACAATAAGCCATATGGGAATCAGAACTACGGCAGACAACCTCAAGAAGGGAAATCGAGTTTAGAGCAGATGATGTag